One window from the genome of Pyxicephalus adspersus chromosome 6, UCB_Pads_2.0, whole genome shotgun sequence encodes:
- the LOC140333632 gene encoding uncharacterized protein: MSSFWLWLFVLLQVSSTFPMYVRNTSGPAPMYAKPERTAQMNNLIKKQKENQNKERIEIMAKLTDRWSKGQDILRYHRTQCNHMNQSWTHWQDSTAVIQDSKSDYTFRVFTGPLKATFPQRNLFQYVNRVYRCCKLGLNCPKIKGLQGTLEYGKNEINIYIDPDIFGLSIRRAELHLELLADEHLTIIPSLTLNGHTYSRFTQSRSGYITDLALDVMFLLHALKEKDVDSMAIEEVTELQLTLYCMKNELYVPCHLKKVSLLHSPFIALHY, encoded by the exons ATGTCCTCTTTTTGGCTTTGGCTGTTTGTCCTTCTACAGGTCTCCTCGACTTTCCCAATGTACGTAAGAAACACCTCAGGACCTGCACCGATGTACGCCAAGCCAGAAAGGACAGCACAAATGAACAACCTtatcaaaaaacagaaagaaaatcaaaacaaagaaagaatTGAGATCATGGCCAAACTCACCGACAGATGGTCAAAAGGACAGGATATCCTTAGATATCACAGGACACAGTGTAATCACATGAACCAGTCTTGGACGCATTGGCAAGATTCTACTGCAGTTATTCAAGATTCAAAGTCAGATTACACGTTCAGAGTATTCACTGGGCCACTGAAGGCAACATTCCCTCAACGGAACCTCTTCCAGTACGTGAACAGGGTCTACCGGTGCTGCAAGCTAGGGCTGAATTGTCCTAAGATAAAGGGACTTCAGGGAACACTGGAGTATG GGAAAAATGAGATCAACATCTACATTGACCCAGACATTTTTGGCCTTTCCATTCGCCGAGCTGAATTACATTTGGAGCTTTTAGCCGATGAACATCTAACAATAATTCCATCCTTGACCCTCAATGGACACACCTACTCGAG GTTCACACAGTCAAGGAGTGGATATATCACTGACTTAGCGCTGGATGTGATGTTCTTGTTACACGCCCTGAAGGAGAAAGATGTAGACAGTATGGCGATTGAGGAAGTCACAGAGCTGCAGCTAACCTTGTACTGCATGAAGAATGAGCTTTACGTaccctgtcatttgaaaaaggtGTCTCTGCTACATTCTCCTTTTATCGCTCTTCATTACTAG
- the HPS4 gene encoding BLOC-3 complex member HPS4 produces MASSFVEPKPTLWLSYFFLYDGSKVKEERDPTRAGINYFYPPQTCLDQQELLCGQIAGVVRCMTEISNSPPSLIRLRKLKFAIQVHGEYLWALGCSVDISDISCKCFLEDLVGLFRFYNGPLWHAYRVHSRAELSEEWDLYLEHMQNTAELNRIFNSLSHVDKTKVDPLLLLKAALILQTCQRFPFILAGCIMYNNRVVSTQLPPSLTSRILLERLVRTSPQCSYQGRDAFLPQDVYMIPVFLMEKEATALRQYPVQWMTRIPSFSRRTSSMSHSLSEEAQINQSQVSEADLLDEENIEKESEDPSVGTDTSEQQSVILDTVFTNTMVPSVIQSSSPVQRTPRASNTMDTSSGKTRFESVKDDAPTGVFLDVSSDSVSRITDISSSKTELKSVKDDAPSSVFLDVISASASSMTDTSSSKTEFESAKDDVLSSVFPDISSASASSMTDTSSSKTEFESAKDDAPSSVFPDSVFPGVSSASASSMTDTSSSKTEFESAKDDAPSSVFPDVSSASVSSMTNTSSGKIEHESIKNDDPFSLFLDTSSENISPMPFDDQPRPSDYEVGRDNFSRGSYVTCYSTDDFEKSSSESGYSNLEDSQDTVKFQKVSESKEGPHIVKNITQGNTRVTEKVSIEASTLYESQSKESSLSHRTASITDWTLTLDLNPSTNSSKLVKMVLYVHNVNGLVLALIAENDFKYIKETIQDVYDSTLASLNGLEVHLKETLTHHYNNVAKSNYNFTHYDSIQNILTANIPSSSSIQDCHFLRATNLIHADFSAQPSLMEVTIRNGSSAVYGCQSSVHETYFQQLTPTFRNSGGPDSQDTAFMLHSKAKQKLLKYGLNLL; encoded by the exons ACATGTCTTGACCAGCAGGAGTTACTTTGTGGACAGATTGCAGGGGTCGTCCGCTGCATGACTGAAATTTCCAATTCTCCTCCAAGTCTCATCAGACTGCGGAAACTAAAATTTGCCATTCAGGTTCATGGCGAGTATTTGTGG GCTCTTGGATGCTCAGTGGATATTTCTGATATCAGTTGCAAGTGTTTCCTGGAGGATCTTGTTGGGCTGTTCCGGTTTTATAATGGACCCTTATGGCATGCTTACCGG GTCCACTCTCGGGCAGAGCTGAGCGAGGAATGGGACCTTTACCTGGAACATATGCAGAACACTGCAGAGTTAAACCGGATCTTCAACTCTCTCAGTCATGTGGATAAAACAAAA GTTGATCCACTTCTTTTACTGAAGGCTGCACTCATTCTGCAGACATGTCAGCGCTTTCCTTTTATCCTTGCTGGCTGCATTATGTATAACAACCG GGTAGTGAGTACTCAGCTGCCTCCCTCTTTGACATCCAGGATTCTCCTAGAGAGACTTGTACGAACT TCTCCGCAATGCAGCTATCAAGGTCGTG ATGCTTTCTTACCTCAGGATGTATACATGATTCCAGTATTTCTGATGGAAAAAGAAGCAACAGCACTGCGCCAGTACCCTGTTCAGTGGATGACCAG AATACCAAGTTTTTCCAGGAGGACCTCCAGCATGTCCCACAGCCTCAGTGAAGAAGCGCAAATTAATCAGTCACAAGTTTCAGAAGCAGACTTGCTAGATGAAGAAAATATTGAGAAGGAATCTGAAGACCCCTCTGTGGGAACCGACACTAGTGAACAGCAAAGTGTTATCTTGGACACTGTGTTCACAAACACCATGGTACCTTCTGTTATACAAAGCTCCTCTCCAGTACAAAGGACACCTCGTGCTTCCAATACAATGGACACTTCAAGTGGCAAAACTAGGTTTGAATCTGTAAAAGATGATGCCCCAACTGGTGTGTTTCTTGACGTCAGTTCAGATAGTGTCTCCAGGATAACAGACATTTCAAGTAGCAAAACAGAGCTTAAGTCTGTAAAAGATGATGCCCCGAGCAGCGTGTTTCTTGATGTCATTTCAGCTAGTGCTTCCAGTATGACAGACACTTCAAGTAGTAAAACAGAGTTTGAGTCTGCAAAAGATGATGTCCTGAGCAGCGTGTTTCCTGACATCAGTTCAGCTAGTGCTTCCAGTATGACAGACACTTCAAGTAGCAAAACAGAGTTTGAGTCTGCAAAAGATGATGCTCCAAGCAGCGTGTTTCCTGA CAGCGTGTTTCCTGGCGTCAGTTCAGCCAGTGCTTCCAGTATGACAGACACTTCAAGTAGCAAAACAGAGTTTGAGTCTGCAAAAGATGATGCCCCGAGCAGCGTGTTTCCTGACGTCAGTTCAGCTAGTGTCTCCAGTATGACGAACACTTCAAGTGGCAAAATAGAGCACGAGTCTATAAAAAATGATGACCCGTTCAGCTTGTTTCTTGACACCAGTTCAGAAAATATATCACCAATGCCTTTTGATGACCAACCAAGACCAAGCGATTATGAGGTTGGAAGAGATAATTTCTCCAGAGGAAGTTATGTAACATGTTATTCCACAGATGACTTTGAAAAGAGCAGCTCTGAATCTGGCTACTCCAACCTTGAGGACAGTCAAGATACAGTAAAATTCCAGAAAGTTTCAGAAAGCAAAGAAGGGCCCcatattgtgaaaaatattacACAAGGTAACACTCGAGTCACTGAAAAAGTTAGCATAGAAGCCAGTACGCTGTATGAAAGCCAAAGTAAAGAGAGCAGTCTGTCACACAGAACCGCTAGTATCACAGACTGGACTTTAACACTGGACTTAAATCCATCAACCAACAGCTCCAAACTGGTTAAGATGGTTTTATATGTTCATAATGTGAATGGCTTAGTTCTGGCTCTAATAGCTGAGAATGATTTCAAATACATCAAGGAGACCATTCAGGATGTg TATGACAGCACTTTGGCTTCTTTGAATGGTTTAGAAGTTCATCTGAAAGAGACTTTAACCCACCACTACAACAATGTAGCAAAAAGCAATTACAACTTTACCCACTATGATTCAATCCAGAATATTCTTACAG CAAATATTCCATCTTCATCAAGCATTCAAGATTGCCACTTCCTTCGTGCTACCAACCTGATCCATGCTGACTTTAGTGCACAGCCTTCTCTCATGGAGGTTACCATAAG AAATGGTTCTTCCGCTGTCTACGGTTGCCAGAGCAGTGTCCATGAGACTTACTTCCAGCAGCTGACACCCACTTTCCGGAACTCTGGAGGCCCTGATTCCCAGGACACAGCTTTCATGCTCCATAGCAAAGCCAAGCAGAAGCTACTAAAGTATGGGCTAAACCTACTGTAG